Proteins from a genomic interval of Lycium ferocissimum isolate CSIRO_LF1 chromosome 2, AGI_CSIRO_Lferr_CH_V1, whole genome shotgun sequence:
- the LOC132047309 gene encoding uncharacterized protein LOC132047309 isoform X1: MVEMEPQKSYMATLNWEGFSSIFENIVRQVSCNSENSRNSDSRNNQTHAHPSREVQNENGEQMQSRELESNVHQLTNCCKNSSQSTNKQPSLTKEGIEWKLRVSSNKKQVSICRKKSFDVAYKGKAWKMK, encoded by the exons ATGGTTGAAATGGAACCTCAAAAATCATACATGGCAACACTCAACTG GGAAGGATTTAGCTCCATATTTGAAAACATTGTACGTCAAGTAAGCTGTAATTCTGAAAACAGTAGGAACAGTGATTCCAGAAATAATCAGACTCATGCACATCCTTCAAGGGAAGTCCAGAATGAAAATGGTGAACAAATGCAGTCTAGGGAGCTGGAGAGCAATGTTCATCAGTTGACTAATTGCTGTAAGAATTCTAGCCAGAGTACGAATAAACAACCGTCTCTAACCAAGGAAGGGATCGAGTGGAAGTTGAGGGTTAGTTCTAATAAAAAGCAGGTTAGTAT ATgcagaaaaaaaagttttgacgtCGCTTAT AAGGGCAAAGCATGGAAGATGAAGTGA
- the LOC132047309 gene encoding uncharacterized protein LOC132047309 isoform X2 codes for MVEMEPQKSYMATLNWEGFSSIFENIVRQVSCNSENSRNSDSRNNQTHAHPSREVQNENGEQMQSRELESNVHQLTNCCKNSSQSTNKQPSLTKEGIEWKLRVSSNKKQKGKAWKMK; via the exons ATGGTTGAAATGGAACCTCAAAAATCATACATGGCAACACTCAACTG GGAAGGATTTAGCTCCATATTTGAAAACATTGTACGTCAAGTAAGCTGTAATTCTGAAAACAGTAGGAACAGTGATTCCAGAAATAATCAGACTCATGCACATCCTTCAAGGGAAGTCCAGAATGAAAATGGTGAACAAATGCAGTCTAGGGAGCTGGAGAGCAATGTTCATCAGTTGACTAATTGCTGTAAGAATTCTAGCCAGAGTACGAATAAACAACCGTCTCTAACCAAGGAAGGGATCGAGTGGAAGTTGAGGGTTAGTTCTAATAAAAAGCAG AAGGGCAAAGCATGGAAGATGAAGTGA